The Streptomyces sp. NBC_01317 genomic interval CGGGGGTCACCCGGGCCCGGCGGCTGCGCAGGAAGGCCGCCAGCTCGGGCCTGCGCCGGCTGCCGCTGGTGGTGTGCCGCACGGTCATCGTTGTCACGCCCCCATCGTGCGCTTCCGGAGAGGCCGCTGCCAGGTGGTGCCAGTACCAGCATCAAGGGGCTCTGGTTACCCGTATCCGAAGCACCGCAGGCTCGGTGCCATGACCACGACCCCTTCGGCCGCGAGCCCCGCAGCCACGACCTCCGCTCATCCCGGTGGATCCGTTCGATCTGTTCGATCTGCTCGATCCAGTAAAACCGGTACCACTGACAAGCGGCCCGGCATGCTGCTCGCGGTGGTGCTCGCCGCCCAGTTCATGGCGCTGCTCGACGTCTTCATCGTCAACGTCGCCGCTCCGACGATCCGTACCGAACTCCACGCCTCCGGCGCCGGGTTGCAGATGGTGATCGCCGGCTACACCATCTCGTACGCCGTCCTGCTGATCACCGGGGCCAGGCTGGGCGATCTGCTGGGCCACCGGCGGATGTACCTCGGCGGGCTCGCCGTCTTCACCGTCTCCTCGCTCGCCTGCGGACTGGCCGCGGGTACGGGGCAGTTGATCGCCTTCCGGCTGGTCCAGGGCGCCGGCGCGGCCCTGATGATCCCTCAGGTGCTCAGCCTCATCCAGCGCAACTTCACCGGCGAGGGGCGCGGGCGTGCGCTCGGCGCGTACGCCGCCGTGCTCGCCACCGGGGCAGCGGCCGGGCAGGTCGTGGGCGGACTGCTCGTCAGCGCCGACCTGTTCGGGGAGGGCTGGCGGCCGGTCTTCCTGGTCAACGTGCCCGTGGGGGCGGTCCTTCTGGTGCTCGGTGCCCGGGTGCTGCCCAAGGACCGGCGCGGCGAACCGGAACGCTCGCGCTCGCTCGACCTGCCGGGCCTGGTGCTGCTGGCCGGGGCCGTGTCGCTGCTGACCGTACCGCTGGTGCTCGGTCAGGAGGAGGGCTGGCCTCTGTGGTCCTGGCTGTCACTGGGGGCGTCCGTGGTGTTCTTCTGCGGTTTCCTCGTGTTCGAGTCCCGGCTCGCGCGCAACGGCGGAGCGCCACTGATCGCCCCGCGTGTGCTGCGCATTCCGGGGATGGCCCTGGCGGCCGTGCGCATCCTGCTGGTCATGGCCGTCAACGCCGGTTTCCTTTTCTCCCTCACCCTCTACATCCAAGGTGCCCTGGGCTACAGCCCGTTGCGCGCGGGACTGTCCTTCGCGCCGACGGCGGTGGTCTTCGGTGTGATCGGCCTGACCTGGCGCACCTGGCCCCAGCGGTTGCACAAGGCCCTGGTCCCGGGAGGGTTCGCGCTGGCCGCCGTCTCGTCCGTCGCCGTGGGATGGGTGCTGCGCGACGTCGGTGACGGCGGTGTCGCGATGTACGCCGCGTTCATGGGCCTCGGCGGCGGACTGTCGCTCGGCTTCAGCCCCGTACTGGCCCGCGCGCTGGCGACCGTACGCCAGGAGGACGCGGCCGACGCCAGCGGACTGCTCGCCACCGTCACCCAACTCGGCCAGCTGCTCGGGGTCGCGACATTCGGGACACTCTTCCTGAACCGTCTGGACGCCTCGGGACCCGGCGCGGCCGCGGACGCGCTGTGGATCTGCATGCTCGCGCTCGCCGGCGCGAGTGTCCTGGGCGCGGCGGCCGGTTCCGTCACCGGGCGAAAGGCCCCTACCGTGCGCTGACGTCCGCTATGAGCCTTCACCGGCAGGCCTTTTCATGCTGACCCCGTTGCGCGGGCGTGGCAGAATCGGACGGCCGGAGGGGGACGCCGGCCTGGACCCGGAGGGAGAGCGCGCATGTCCGCCAGCGGCGTCGAGGGGGACGATGACCTGCCTGCCACGACGGAGGTCCGCGGCCGCGGCCGGAGCTGAGTGATGGGTGCTCACAGGCGTAAGTGCGACTGGTGCGGCAGCGGTACGCCGATCGTCAGGGACATGGATCCGCTCCACGCCGACTTCCAGTACTGGTGCGAGGAGTGCGCACGGGCACTGATCATAAAAGGCGACCCGATCGAGACCTACCGTGAGCTCGAAGGCGAGCCCATCTACGGACGTCTCCTCGACGAACACTGCACGCTCAAACGCTTCTACTCCTTCGCGACCGCCTGACGACGTCCTTCGCGAGACGGTCGCGGAGGACGCCCGGTACCGGGCGTCTCCGTACGGAGGGGAATCGATTTGGTGCTCGGCGGGAGGGACCGTTAATGTTGGCGACACCGCAGGGGAGACCCGGCGCGGGGCTATAGCTCAGTTGGTAGAGCGCTTGCATGGCATGCAAGAGGTCAGGAGTTCAATTCTCCTTAGCTCCACAGCGCATCACCTTCACAACGAAGAGCACATCAAGAAGCGGGCCACCCGGATCGGGTGGCCCGCTTCTTCATGGTCAACCCCGGCCGGGGCCGAGGGCCTTGCGGCCGCCGCCGGGCGGCAGCGCCGCGCGTGCGGGCCGTTCCGGCTCGGGCTGCTCGATACGGAGCGCCAGCGCCGGGCAGCGGCGCACGGCGCGCTGCGCGCGGCCCCGCATGTGCACGGGGACCGACGCGTCCGCGAGCGCCGGGTAGCCGTCGGGGCCCAGCCGGATCAGCTCGGGCACGATGTCCGCGCAGAGCCCGTGGCCCTGGCAGAGCGTCCAGTCCACGGCGAGCTTCTCGCCGCTCGGGATCGACTCCTCCGCCTCCTGGTAGCCGGGACCCGGCAGCGGCAGCACCCCGGTCGTCTCGCGCCCGCACCCGCCGTGCAGCATGTGCGCGGCCAGGTCGTCGGTGAACGCCGACAGGGTGGAGGCGAAGAAGCGCGCGGAGCCGTCGGGGTGCTTGCACGCGCCCCGGCCCTTGACCGCCTGGGTGACCGCGCGCAGCGCCTCCAGGGCGGTCGGGCCGCCCCCGTTGATCACGTCGGACAGACCGCCGGCCGCGGCGGGCAGACCGAGCTTGCAGGGGCCGCACTGCCCGGCCGTCTCGGCCGCGAGCCAGTTGGCCACCCGCAGGGCCTCGCCCAGCGGGCAGGTCTCGGGGCCGATGGGCAGGATCGCCCCGGCGCCCAGGGAGCCGCCCACGGCCGCCAGGGACGCCCGGGAGACGACCGCCTCATGGGCGGCCACCGCGTCGATCCAGTTGCCGTGGTAGCCGCCTGTGAGCACGCCCTGGGGCAGCGGCGGGGCGCCGGCCATCTGGAGGACGTACCGCAGCGGCACACCGGTCGGCACCTCGATGACCATCGGCCGGGCGACCGCGCCCGACACGGTCAGCATGACGGTGCCCGGCTCGTCCTCCAGCCCGGTGTGGCCGTAGCGGCGGGCGCCGATCCGGGCGCCGACGGCCAACTGCGCGTACGTCTCGGCGTTGGAGAGCAGGGTCGGCGCTCCGCCGACGCCGGACTCCGCCGCGCGTTCCCTGCGGCCCGGCGGCAGGGCGGGCCCGCCGCCGATGGCGCGGATCACCGCCGAGGCCTCGCCGGAGACCATGCGCTCGGGCGTACGGACCACCCGCGCGCGCAACTGCTGGCCGCGCCGGTCGGACAGACCGCGCTCGGCGAGCGCCGCCCGCATGGATATCTCCGTGGAGTTGCGGGTGACGGCGACGACCAGGGTGCGGGCGCCGAGCGCCTCGGCGGCCAGCAGGGCGCCGTCCAGGATCAGGTGCGGCGCCCGGTTGAGCAGCACGGTGTCCTTGCGGCACGCGGGCTCGCCCTCACTGCCGTTGATCACCACGACGGGCCTGACCCCGCGCCGGATCGACGCCTGGGCGACCGCCCGCAGCTTCTTGCCGAAGGGGAAGCCGGCGCCGCCGCGGCCGCGCAGGGTGATGTTCTCGGCGAGCTGCGCCAGCCGCTCACCGGTCATCGGCTGGAGCGGCCCGTGCACCTTCAGGTGCATGGGCAGGTCGAGCCGCTCGACCAGGTCGAACCCCTGCGTCAACTGGGGCAGGCCGACGACGCGGACTTCGGGGACGTCGGGGAGAGGGGCGTTCACGGTCGGTCTCCTGCGGGTGCGTTCCAGGGCTCCCCGGCCGGGGGCTGGTAGAGCGGACCCGGCGGGGGCTCGCTGCCGGGACGGGGCCCTGTTCCGTCGTACGTCGTGCCTTCGTAGGAAGGCCCGACCGGGGAGGCGGGCGCCTGGCCCGTGTACGGAGGAAGGTTGCCCGTGTCGTAGGCGGGGAGGGCGCCTGTGTCGTACGCGGGGATCGAGCCGGTGTCGTACGGGGAGGCCGCGTTGGGCCCGTAGACGGGCACAGAGCCGGTGTCGTACGAGGGGGTCGACCCCGTGTCGTACGAAGGGACGGAACCGGTGTCGTACGCCGGGACGGACCCGGTGTCGTACGCCGGCGTCGAACCCGTGTCGTACGAGGGGACGGATCCCGTGTCGTACGGAGAGGGGGCCGGGGCGGGGGGAGCGAAGGCCTGTCCGGGCGGCGGCGGGGAGGGCGCCGGCCAGGAGCCGGGACGGCCGGTGGACTCTTCGGTGATGATCGGCAGTTCCTCGGTCATGGGGATGCGTTCGGCGAGCGGGATGTCACCGGACGGGGGACCGGACAGCGGGCCGGACGGGGATCCTGGCGCCGCGCCGTAGGGCGGTGTGACCGGGAGAACGGTGGTCGGGTCCGTACCCAGGGAGACCGCGCGGTAGCCGGCCGAGAGGCCGGTTCCGGGTCCGGACACCGGATCGGGGGTGCGGCCCGAGAACGGGTCCGCGAAGGCGTCGGACAGCGAATCGCCGCCCGGGGCGCCTGAGCCGCCCGCGTACAGGCCCATGGGGGCCCGCTCCGCCTCGTACAGCGGCGGGGACGGCGGGGCGAGCCGCGGTGGGGTCCGCGGCCGGCCGAGCGGGGCACCCAGCGGCTGCGCCGAGAAGGAGGGCTCACGGCGGAGCTGCTCGTACTCGGGCCGCGGGGTGAGGCCCGTCGCTCCGGGCAGCGGATCCGACGACAGGTCCCGGAGCGACTGCTCCGGCTCCGTCGTACGGCGCTGCCCGCCGGTCAGTGCGATGAGCTGGTCGGCGATCTGGTTCTGGACCGGGCGGGGGAGGAGCCGCAGGGACACGGCCGCCGCCACTCCGACGAGCGAGACGCAGTACATCGTGGTGACCCAGGTCGCCGCCGGCCGGCCCGTGTAGAGGCCGTGCACCAGGGCGAAGCACCAGGCCGGATAGGCGAGCATGTGCATCGCCCGCCAGCGGCCGGCGATGCGGCCCGGGGTGGCGAACGCACTGCGCATCGCCCCGGTGGTGGCGGCGACGATCATCAGGAGTCCGGCGAGCGAACCGAAACCGATGAGACCGTTCGTACCGGTCATCCCCAGGCCGAACGGCACCAGGGCGCCGATCAGCGAGACGTGCCCGAGCGACACCTTGACGGTGACGTGCAGCAGCAGGAAGCCGAGCGAGGCCACGGCCGTCGCCCGGTGGATGCCCTGCGCGAGCAACCGGTGCCGCGAGGAGAGCAGCAACCGGTCGGTGGCTATCAGCCCCCACGCGACGGCTGCCGTCAGGGACACGAGGGAAAGCACGCCGGCTGCGAAATCGAGCGCGGCGCGGAAGGCGTCGCCTGTCGCGACGGCGAGAAGGGGTACCAGTACCAGTGCAGCGACGGTCAGCCCGCCCTGGACCTGCCGGCTCATGCCGGGGTCCAGCGCGGGCGACGAACTGATCCTGCGATTGCGAGAAGGGTTCATGGGGTCGACTCCGAATGGCTCGGGAAAGCGGTCCCGTTGCCGCATGCTAAGTGGAGCGATACCAGGCAGAGACCGATTCTCAGGTTTAACCAAGGGAAGGTGAGGTAACCGACTTTGAGCTTGCCCCGGATAGGGGCGATACGCGGAGTAAGGTGCTGCCCAGTGATCGAGGTTCGCCGACCTCCGGACACGCCGGTCGTCGCGACCGCGCTTCTTGGCGCCGCCGACCCGCCCGCCGGATCTCCGGTGCGGGCCGTCCGGGCCCTGCGGTACCCTGACGCCATGCGTGCCGTACGCCTTCTGCTCGGCGGGCCGCGCTGATCAGTCCCGACGGATGGAAGATCCGGTCGGAATCGGCGCGGCTGACCCCTCCTGTGCGAGGGGCTTTTTCATTCGCCGCAGGCAGAGACGATCGATGGAGCTTCGAAGGATCATGAGCGAGACGAATTCCGCTGCCGCCGAGACGGCCCCGGCCGCCACCGAGACGGCCGCGCCGCACCGCTACACGGCTGCCATGGCCGCCGACATCGAGGCACGCTGGCAGGACCTCTGGGCCGCCGAGGGCACGTACGAGGCGCCGAATCCCACGGGTGACCTGGCCGGGGATCCCGGGCTGGTCGCGCGGCCCAAGAAGTTCATCATGGACATGTTCCCGTACCCCTCCGGCGCGGGCCTGCACGTCGGGCACCCGCTGGGATACATCGCCACGGACGTCTTCGCCCGCCACCAGCGCATGACCGGCCACAACGTCCTGCACACCCTGGGCTTCGACGCCTTCGGCCTGCCCGCCGAGCAGTACGCGGTGCAGACCGGCACGCACCCCCGGGCCTCCACCGAGGCCAACATGGAGAACATGAAGGTCCAGCTGCGCCGGCTGGGACTGGGTCACGACACGCGCCGCTCCTTCGCGACGATCGACCCGGACTACTACCGGTGGACCCAGTGGATCTTCGTCCAGATCTTCAACTCCTGGTACGACGACGAAGCGGACAAGGCGCGCCCGATCGACGAGCTGGTGGCGCGGTTCGAGAGCGGACGGCGCGCGACGCCGGACGGGCGCCCCTGGAGTGCGCTGGACGCCGTCGAACGCGCCGACGTGCTGGGCGAGTACCGGCTGGCGTACACGTCCGACGCCCCCGTCAACTGGTGTCCCGGCCTGGGCACGGTCCTGGCGAACGAGGAAGTCACCGCCGAGGGCCGCTCCGAGCGCGGCAACTTCCCGGTCTTCAAGCGGAAGCTGCGGCAGTGGAACATGCGCATCACCGCCTACGCCGACCGCCTGCTGGCCGACCTGGAGGCGCTGGACTGGCCGGACGCCATCAAGGCGCAGCAGCGCAACTGGATCGGCCGCAGCGAGGGCGCGCGGGTCGACTTCCCGGTCGGTGACGCCGATGCGATCACGGTGTTCACGACCCGTCAGGACACCCTGTTCGGCGCCACGTACATGGTGCTGTCCCCGGAGCACGAGCTGGTCGAGCGGATCGTCCCGGCCGCCTGGCCCGCGGACACGCACGAGGTGTGGACGGGTGGCCACGCGACCCCGGCCGAGGCGGTCGACGCGTACCGCAAGCAGGCCGCGTCGAAGTCCGACGTCGAGCGGCAGGCCGAGTCCAAGGACAAGACCGGTGTCTTCACCGGCGCGTACGCGACCAACCCGGTGAGCGGCGAGCCCGTGCCCGTCTTCATCGCCGACTACGTCCTGATGGGGTACGGCACCGGCGCGATCATGGCCGTACCGGCGCACGACAGCCGTGACTTCGCGTTCGCGCGCGCCTTCGAGCTGCCGATGCGCTGTGTGGTCGAGCCGTCCGACGGCCGGTCGGCCGACCCGGCGGAGTGGGACGACGCGTTCGCCTCGTACGACGCGAGGATCATCAACTCCACGAGCGACGAGATCGGCCTCGACGGGCTGGGCGTGGTCGACGCCAAGGCGAAGATCACCGACTGGCTGGCGGCCCGGGGCATCGGTGAGGGCACGGTCAACTTCCGGCTGCGCGACTGGCTGTTCAGCCGGCAGCGCTACTGGGGCGAGCCGTTCCCGATCGTGTACGACGAGGACGGCACCGCCCACGCGCTGCCCGAGTCGATGCTGCCGCTGGAACTGCCCGAAGTCGACGACTACTCGCCACGGACGTTCGACCCGGACGACGCCGACACCCAGCCCGAGCCGCCGCTGTCGCGGAAGCAGGACTGGGTGGACGTGGAGCTGGACCTGGGCCGGGGCGAGGGGGTCAAGCGCTACCGCCGCGAGACCAACACCATGCCCAACTGGGCCGGTTCCTGCTGGTACGAGCTGCGCTACCTGGACCCGCACAACAGCGAGAAGCTGGTCGACCCGGCGATCGAGCAGTACTGGATGGGCCCCCGCGAGGGACAGCCGCACGGCGGCGTCGACCTGTACGTGGGCGGCGCGGAACACGCCGTACTGCACCTGCTGTACGCGCGGTTCTGGTCCAAGGTGCTCTACGACCTGGGGCACATCTCGTCGGTCGAGCCGTTCCACAAGCTCTACAACCAGGGCATGATCCAGGCGTTCGTCTACCGGGACAGCCGGGGCATCGCGGTGCCGGCCACGGAGGTCGAGGAGCGCGACGGCGGGTACTGGTACCAGGGCGCCAAGGTCACACGCGTGCTGGGCAAGATGGGCAAGTCCCTCAAGAACGCCGTCACTCCGGACGAGATCTGCGCGGAGTACGGCGCGGACACCCTGCGCCTGTACGAGATGGCGATGGGCCCCCTGGACGTCTCGCGTCCTTGGGACACACGCGCGGTGGTCGGGCAGTACCGGCTGTTGCAGCGCCTGTGGCGCAACGTCGTCGACGAGACGACGGGTGAGGTCACCGTGGTCGACACGGAGCCCGGCGAGG includes:
- a CDS encoding MFS transporter; this encodes MLLAVVLAAQFMALLDVFIVNVAAPTIRTELHASGAGLQMVIAGYTISYAVLLITGARLGDLLGHRRMYLGGLAVFTVSSLACGLAAGTGQLIAFRLVQGAGAALMIPQVLSLIQRNFTGEGRGRALGAYAAVLATGAAAGQVVGGLLVSADLFGEGWRPVFLVNVPVGAVLLVLGARVLPKDRRGEPERSRSLDLPGLVLLAGAVSLLTVPLVLGQEEGWPLWSWLSLGASVVFFCGFLVFESRLARNGGAPLIAPRVLRIPGMALAAVRILLVMAVNAGFLFSLTLYIQGALGYSPLRAGLSFAPTAVVFGVIGLTWRTWPQRLHKALVPGGFALAAVSSVAVGWVLRDVGDGGVAMYAAFMGLGGGLSLGFSPVLARALATVRQEDAADASGLLATVTQLGQLLGVATFGTLFLNRLDASGPGAAADALWICMLALAGASVLGAAAGSVTGRKAPTVR
- a CDS encoding ferredoxin, whose product is MNAPLPDVPEVRVVGLPQLTQGFDLVERLDLPMHLKVHGPLQPMTGERLAQLAENITLRGRGGAGFPFGKKLRAVAQASIRRGVRPVVVINGSEGEPACRKDTVLLNRAPHLILDGALLAAEALGARTLVVAVTRNSTEISMRAALAERGLSDRRGQQLRARVVRTPERMVSGEASAVIRAIGGGPALPPGRRERAAESGVGGAPTLLSNAETYAQLAVGARIGARRYGHTGLEDEPGTVMLTVSGAVARPMVIEVPTGVPLRYVLQMAGAPPLPQGVLTGGYHGNWIDAVAAHEAVVSRASLAAVGGSLGAGAILPIGPETCPLGEALRVANWLAAETAGQCGPCKLGLPAAAGGLSDVINGGGPTALEALRAVTQAVKGRGACKHPDGSARFFASTLSAFTDDLAAHMLHGGCGRETTGVLPLPGPGYQEAEESIPSGEKLAVDWTLCQGHGLCADIVPELIRLGPDGYPALADASVPVHMRGRAQRAVRRCPALALRIEQPEPERPARAALPPGGGRKALGPGRG
- a CDS encoding ferric reductase-like transmembrane domain-containing protein, which translates into the protein MNPSRNRRISSSPALDPGMSRQVQGGLTVAALVLVPLLAVATGDAFRAALDFAAGVLSLVSLTAAVAWGLIATDRLLLSSRHRLLAQGIHRATAVASLGFLLLHVTVKVSLGHVSLIGALVPFGLGMTGTNGLIGFGSLAGLLMIVAATTGAMRSAFATPGRIAGRWRAMHMLAYPAWCFALVHGLYTGRPAATWVTTMYCVSLVGVAAAVSLRLLPRPVQNQIADQLIALTGGQRRTTEPEQSLRDLSSDPLPGATGLTPRPEYEQLRREPSFSAQPLGAPLGRPRTPPRLAPPSPPLYEAERAPMGLYAGGSGAPGGDSLSDAFADPFSGRTPDPVSGPGTGLSAGYRAVSLGTDPTTVLPVTPPYGAAPGSPSGPLSGPPSGDIPLAERIPMTEELPIITEESTGRPGSWPAPSPPPPGQAFAPPAPAPSPYDTGSVPSYDTGSTPAYDTGSVPAYDTGSVPSYDTGSTPSYDTGSVPVYGPNAASPYDTGSIPAYDTGALPAYDTGNLPPYTGQAPASPVGPSYEGTTYDGTGPRPGSEPPPGPLYQPPAGEPWNAPAGDRP
- the leuS gene encoding leucine--tRNA ligase — protein: MSETNSAAAETAPAATETAAPHRYTAAMAADIEARWQDLWAAEGTYEAPNPTGDLAGDPGLVARPKKFIMDMFPYPSGAGLHVGHPLGYIATDVFARHQRMTGHNVLHTLGFDAFGLPAEQYAVQTGTHPRASTEANMENMKVQLRRLGLGHDTRRSFATIDPDYYRWTQWIFVQIFNSWYDDEADKARPIDELVARFESGRRATPDGRPWSALDAVERADVLGEYRLAYTSDAPVNWCPGLGTVLANEEVTAEGRSERGNFPVFKRKLRQWNMRITAYADRLLADLEALDWPDAIKAQQRNWIGRSEGARVDFPVGDADAITVFTTRQDTLFGATYMVLSPEHELVERIVPAAWPADTHEVWTGGHATPAEAVDAYRKQAASKSDVERQAESKDKTGVFTGAYATNPVSGEPVPVFIADYVLMGYGTGAIMAVPAHDSRDFAFARAFELPMRCVVEPSDGRSADPAEWDDAFASYDARIINSTSDEIGLDGLGVVDAKAKITDWLAARGIGEGTVNFRLRDWLFSRQRYWGEPFPIVYDEDGTAHALPESMLPLELPEVDDYSPRTFDPDDADTQPEPPLSRKQDWVDVELDLGRGEGVKRYRRETNTMPNWAGSCWYELRYLDPHNSEKLVDPAIEQYWMGPREGQPHGGVDLYVGGAEHAVLHLLYARFWSKVLYDLGHISSVEPFHKLYNQGMIQAFVYRDSRGIAVPATEVEERDGGYWYQGAKVTRVLGKMGKSLKNAVTPDEICAEYGADTLRLYEMAMGPLDVSRPWDTRAVVGQYRLLQRLWRNVVDETTGEVTVVDTEPGEETLRALHKAVDGVAQDMAGLRFNTAIAKVTELNNHLTKAGGPVSRTVAERLVLLIAPLAPHIAEELWRKLGHSDSVVHQDFPVADPAYVVDETVTCVVQIKGKVKARLEVSASISDTELEALVLGDATVVAALGGATIRKVIVRAPKLVNIVV